One window of Acidobacteriaceae bacterium genomic DNA carries:
- a CDS encoding alpha/beta hydrolase, translated as MPALNEVAVSRHTTGPKQWTRRELRARGVRLSYIERETEAACAAAPVLMLHGLVAGADCFRRLGDELPDDRRVVALDLPGGGYSDRPNDIDVSFRSVAEIVAEAMTTLGMDRPVIVGHSYGGAITLELAAWRPEFLDAMILIAPAHPFSMREDPLVRFYLSRAGRWFARLLPRVPRRLMLETFRRMPGDRRNVSYEQIEPYLQALRHPGTIAYVLRLLKSWKSDMEKLGNALRERSTEVPAFVLWGELDPVVPPSTGEELMEHLESSEQAILCGVGHLPNDERPEECGELIRDFLRACDSRTFYTRAEQS; from the coding sequence GTGCCCGCGCTTAATGAAGTGGCCGTGAGCCGGCACACGACGGGACCGAAACAGTGGACTCGCCGTGAGCTGCGTGCGCGCGGCGTTCGGCTTTCTTATATCGAGCGTGAGACTGAGGCGGCTTGCGCGGCCGCGCCAGTCTTGATGCTGCACGGACTGGTTGCGGGCGCGGATTGCTTTCGCAGGCTTGGCGATGAGCTTCCGGATGACAGGCGTGTTGTCGCGCTGGACTTGCCCGGCGGCGGCTACTCGGATCGCCCCAATGACATCGACGTGAGCTTCCGGAGCGTCGCGGAGATCGTCGCGGAGGCGATGACCACGCTTGGGATGGACCGGCCGGTGATCGTCGGCCACTCGTATGGTGGGGCGATCACGCTGGAACTGGCGGCATGGCGGCCGGAGTTCCTGGACGCAATGATCCTGATCGCGCCCGCGCACCCGTTCTCCATGCGCGAGGACCCATTGGTGCGGTTCTACCTCAGCCGCGCTGGCCGTTGGTTTGCGCGTTTGCTGCCTCGCGTGCCGCGGCGGCTGATGCTGGAGACCTTTCGGCGTATGCCGGGAGATCGCCGCAATGTGAGCTACGAGCAGATTGAGCCATACCTGCAAGCGCTGCGTCATCCGGGCACGATCGCGTATGTCCTGCGGCTGCTGAAGAGCTGGAAGAGTGACATGGAGAAGCTGGGGAACGCGCTTCGGGAACGCAGCACCGAGGTTCCGGCGTTCGTCCTGTGGGGCGAGTTGGATCCCGTGGTGCCGCCATCAACTGGCGAGGAGCTGATGGAGCACCTTGAGTCGAGCGAACAGGCGATACTCTGTGGCGTCGGACATTTGCCCAATGACGAGAGGCCGGAGGAGTGCGGCGAACTGATTCGAGACTTTCTCCGAGCATGCGATAGCAGAACCTTCTACACCCGCGCTGAGCAATCCTAG
- a CDS encoding alpha/beta family hydrolase encodes MTSFRSHVQTIEDLRGPAGRLEALLNTGHPDALYAALVAHPHPLGGGTMHNKVVYHAAKAFSYFGLPTLRFNFRGTGLSEGAHDDGRGEVDDVRAALDWLTERFNLPILFAGFSFGSNVGLRACCGDARVRGLVGLGLPVRAAGRDYRYDFLPACGSVPKLFISGDQDEFSPRGTLEAYLVSASQPREILFIEDADHFFAGVPGSPQPKLDRMSGALRAWLQSNFGLTPLS; translated from the coding sequence GTGACGTCCTTTCGCTCTCACGTCCAGACCATCGAAGATCTCCGCGGCCCCGCAGGCCGCCTTGAAGCTCTCCTGAACACGGGCCATCCGGATGCGCTCTACGCAGCGCTTGTCGCGCATCCGCATCCGCTCGGCGGCGGCACGATGCACAACAAGGTCGTCTACCACGCTGCCAAGGCGTTCTCGTACTTCGGCCTGCCTACCCTGCGGTTCAACTTCCGCGGCACCGGCTTGAGTGAAGGCGCGCACGACGACGGGCGCGGCGAAGTCGATGACGTCCGCGCAGCCCTCGATTGGCTCACCGAGCGGTTCAATCTGCCGATCCTGTTTGCTGGTTTCTCGTTCGGCTCCAATGTGGGGCTACGCGCCTGTTGCGGAGACGCTCGCGTTCGCGGCCTGGTTGGACTCGGGCTTCCGGTGCGCGCCGCTGGGCGTGACTACCGCTACGATTTTCTGCCGGCCTGCGGTTCGGTGCCGAAGCTCTTTATCTCCGGCGACCAGGATGAGTTCAGCCCGCGCGGCACGCTGGAGGCATATCTGGTTTCGGCGTCACAACCGCGCGAAATTCTCTTCATCGAAGACGCCGACCATTTCTTCGCTGGAGTGCCGGGCTCTCCCCAGCCCAAGCTCGATCGCATGTCCGGTGCCCTGCGCGCGTGGCTCCAATCCAACTTCGGCCTTACGCCACTCAGTTAG